A genomic stretch from Thalassophryne amazonica chromosome 18, fThaAma1.1, whole genome shotgun sequence includes:
- the LOC117531520 gene encoding uncharacterized protein LOC117531520 produces the protein MPRNKASIRSKIGRKRILDQLAKGWIHPSKRRALKGDVPLNVDTSSGSAAGDPGPTAVPFRQDDAFPELKQQLKLADLFIRLVRLDESTSSAGGQHLDVNADPELARYSDVPGSDDADFDEDDPSGFPTDASVTAAVPPTFRRDNVFAVLEQQQKIKELFIKLVRIDLDANALGKNTGYESGTDSGINSSESAHSNDNALPDADPHSGFPIGASVPVAEQHIPRNDDVSNNHETPSEWTMVTRTSSPRKRRGHPQRKSSKQSSKRLLSQVGWNHIPGITNIPDDEVDCFLRSIAPILRALSSERRSAAMIDIVSVVHQQFSSRLEC, from the exons ATGCCTCGAAACAAGGCTTCCATACGATCTAAAATTGGAAGAAAGAGAATTTTGGATCAATTAGCCAAGGGATGGATTCATCCAAGCAAAAGACGTGCCCTTAAAG GGGACGTGCCTCTCAATGTCGACACTTCCTCTGGATCTGCTGCTGGTGATCCAGGCCCGACAGCAGTGCCATTCAGGCAGGATGACGCCTTTCCTGAGTTGAAGCAACAACTGAAATTAGCAG ATTTATTCATTCGATTGGTCCGATTGGATGAAAGTACCAGCAGTGCTGGAGGACAACATTTGGATGTTAATGCAGATCCTGAGCTGGCCAGATATTCTGATGTACCTGGCTCTGATGATGCCGACTTTGATGAAGATGATCCTTCTGGATTTCCAACCGATGCTTCAGTCACAGCAGCAGTTCCTCCTACCTTCAGGCGTGACAATGTCTTTGCCGTGTTGGAGCAACAGCAGAAAATAAAAG AGTTGTTCATTAAATTGGTCCGAATAGATCTGGATGCCAACGCACTTGGAAAAAATACTGGTTACGAATCGGGAACTGATTCTGGCATAAATAGTTCTGAGAGTGCTCACTCCAACgacaatgcccttcctgatgccgaTCCACATTCTGGTTTTCCAATTGGTGCTTCAGTCCCAGTGGCAGAGCAACATATCCCCAGAAATGATGATGTCAGCAACAATCATGAGACACCTTCAGAATGGACG ATGGTGACACGGACATCCAGTCCAAGAAAAAGAAGAGGACACCCTCAACGAAAGAGCTCCAAACAGAGTTCCAAAAGACTACTGAGTCAGGTGGGCTGGAACCACATCCCTGGAATTACAAACATACCTGACGATGAAGTGGACTGCTTCCTCAGGAGCATTGCTCCGATTCTCCGGGCCCTGTCTTCAGAAAGGAGGAGTGCTGCCATGATCGATATAGTCAGCGTAGTTCATCAGCAGTTTAGTTCAAGATTAGAATGTTAG